One part of the Chryseobacterium mulctrae genome encodes these proteins:
- a CDS encoding glycoside hydrolase family 3 N-terminal domain-containing protein, with product MCFKFRFKITVISLLSTTFITAQKPLYKDPKQPVEARVQDLLKRMTPEEKFWQCFMIPGDLDNVPKGQYSHGIFGLQVSAGNQGGGVAGQLLKYNANEDAERLAKKINAIQKYFVEESRLGIPIIPFDEALHGLMREGATAFPQAIGLSTTFNPELMKEVSTAIAKESKLRGIRQILTPVVNLASDVRWGRIEETYGEDPFLTSVMGVNFVSSFENMRIITTPKHFLANVGEGGRDSYPIHWSKRYLEETHLIPFQKAFNQGKSRSVMTSYNLLDGRPSTANHWLLTEKLKNEWNFKGFVISDASAVGGANVLHFTAKDYDDASAQAINAGLDVIFQTEYQHYKLFIPPFLDGRISKERIDDAVSRVLRAKFELGLFENPYVSNKNIEELKKINHKSLAEKTAVESFVLLQNTHQTLPISENVKKILVVGTDAVDARLGGYSGPGNKKVSILDGIKNFVKNKNIEITYSKGIDWNLKNFVTVPSEFLSFENKKGLKGNYFSNSDLKGYPAFEKQDEQLNFKWTLYSPNPEKLQPDNYSVRWTGKLEAPNSGKYQLGLRGNDGFRLYLNGKLSIDNWEKLSYSTKTVELDLNKGQKSDIVIEFHENRGEANIELIWNYGINNYQKDFNDALKLAENADYIIVTAGIHEGEFQDRSSLSLPGNQEQFIDEVSKLNKQTTVILVGGSAIKTTDWKDKVGAILDIWYPGEEGGNAVAKVLFGAENPSGKLPITFPIEEGQLPLTYNHHPTGRGNDYHDLSGEPLYPFGFGLSYTTFEISDLQLNQTKYSEIDTIVAKVNVKNTGSKEGSEVVQLYVKDLLASVSRPILELKGLKKVYLKSGESKQISIEVPVKELQFLDEKMNWIVEKGTYRIFVGNSSKNLPLKQSVEVQ from the coding sequence ATGTGCTTTAAATTTCGTTTTAAAATTACAGTAATTTCATTATTGAGCACGACATTTATTACCGCTCAAAAACCTTTATACAAAGATCCCAAACAACCTGTTGAAGCTAGAGTCCAGGATTTGCTAAAACGTATGACTCCCGAAGAAAAATTCTGGCAATGTTTTATGATTCCCGGAGATTTGGACAATGTTCCGAAAGGTCAATATTCCCACGGAATTTTCGGATTGCAGGTGAGTGCAGGAAATCAGGGTGGTGGAGTTGCCGGACAATTACTGAAATACAATGCCAATGAAGATGCGGAAAGATTAGCAAAAAAAATCAATGCCATTCAAAAATATTTTGTTGAAGAATCGCGATTGGGAATTCCTATTATTCCTTTTGATGAGGCTTTACACGGATTAATGCGTGAAGGTGCAACCGCTTTTCCACAGGCGATCGGTTTGTCGACAACCTTCAATCCTGAGTTAATGAAAGAAGTTTCAACAGCCATTGCTAAAGAATCAAAATTGAGAGGAATTCGTCAGATTTTAACTCCGGTTGTGAATTTGGCGAGTGATGTTAGATGGGGAAGAATAGAGGAAACGTATGGCGAAGACCCGTTTTTGACTTCTGTAATGGGTGTAAATTTTGTCAGTTCTTTTGAAAATATGAGAATTATTACCACTCCGAAGCATTTTTTAGCAAATGTAGGTGAAGGCGGAAGAGATTCATATCCAATTCATTGGAGCAAAAGATATTTGGAAGAAACGCATTTAATTCCTTTTCAAAAAGCTTTCAATCAAGGGAAAAGCCGTTCGGTGATGACTTCTTATAATTTGTTGGATGGAAGACCTTCAACCGCAAATCATTGGTTATTGACCGAAAAATTAAAAAACGAATGGAATTTCAAAGGTTTTGTCATCAGCGATGCAAGTGCGGTTGGCGGTGCAAATGTTCTGCATTTTACGGCAAAAGATTATGACGATGCTTCTGCACAAGCTATCAATGCGGGACTTGACGTGATTTTTCAGACAGAATATCAACATTATAAATTGTTTATTCCGCCGTTTTTGGATGGACGAATTTCGAAGGAGAGAATTGATGATGCCGTTTCGAGAGTTTTGAGAGCAAAATTTGAACTGGGTTTGTTTGAAAATCCTTATGTTTCCAACAAAAATATTGAAGAATTAAAGAAAATCAATCATAAATCTTTAGCCGAAAAAACAGCTGTTGAATCTTTTGTTTTGCTTCAAAATACTCATCAGACACTTCCAATTTCTGAAAATGTAAAGAAGATTTTGGTTGTTGGAACCGATGCGGTTGATGCAAGATTGGGAGGTTATTCCGGGCCGGGAAATAAGAAAGTAAGTATTTTGGATGGAATTAAAAATTTCGTTAAAAATAAAAATATTGAAATCACTTATTCAAAAGGAATCGATTGGAATCTAAAGAATTTTGTCACTGTTCCGAGCGAGTTTTTATCTTTCGAAAATAAAAAAGGATTAAAAGGAAATTATTTTTCCAATTCAGATTTAAAAGGATACCCTGCTTTTGAAAAACAGGACGAACAATTGAATTTCAAATGGACCTTGTATTCTCCAAACCCTGAAAAACTACAGCCAGACAATTACAGCGTTCGATGGACAGGAAAATTGGAAGCTCCAAATTCAGGAAAATATCAACTAGGTTTAAGAGGAAATGACGGTTTTAGATTGTATTTAAACGGAAAATTATCGATCGACAATTGGGAAAAGCTAAGCTATTCAACGAAAACGGTTGAGCTTGATCTTAATAAAGGTCAAAAATCTGATATTGTTATTGAGTTTCATGAAAATAGGGGAGAAGCAAACATAGAACTGATCTGGAATTATGGTATAAATAATTACCAAAAAGATTTTAATGATGCTTTAAAATTAGCTGAAAATGCAGATTACATTATCGTTACCGCAGGAATTCATGAAGGCGAATTTCAAGACCGTTCTTCCTTGAGTCTTCCGGGAAATCAGGAGCAATTTATTGATGAAGTTTCAAAATTAAATAAACAAACAACAGTGATTCTGGTCGGTGGTTCTGCGATAAAAACGACTGATTGGAAAGATAAAGTGGGCGCGATCTTAGATATTTGGTATCCAGGAGAAGAAGGTGGAAATGCGGTTGCAAAAGTTCTTTTTGGAGCTGAAAATCCTTCAGGAAAATTGCCAATTACGTTTCCAATCGAGGAAGGTCAGTTGCCTTTAACATATAATCATCATCCGACAGGAAGAGGAAATGATTACCATGATTTGAGTGGCGAACCGTTGTATCCGTTTGGTTTTGGATTGAGTTATACGACTTTCGAAATTTCTGATTTACAATTAAATCAAACAAAATATTCTGAAATCGACACCATTGTAGCAAAAGTCAATGTGAAAAATACAGGTTCAAAAGAGGGAAGCGAAGTTGTTCAGTTATATGTAAAAGATTTGCTAGCTTCAGTTTCAAGGCCCATTTTAGAGTTGAAAGGTTTAAAAAAAGTATATTTAAAATCGGGAGAGTCTAAACAGATCTCGATTGAAGTTCCGGTAAAAGAACTACAGTTTTTAGATGAGAAAATGAACTGGATCGTGGAAAAAGGAACCTATAGGATTTTTGTAGGAAATTCTTCAAAAAATCTTCCTTTAAAACAGAGTGTTGAAGTTCAATAA
- the lpdA gene encoding dihydrolipoyl dehydrogenase: MNYDIIVIGSGPGGYVTAIRAAQLGFKTAIIEKENLGGICLNWGCIPTKALLKSAQVFHYINHAEDYGLNKVEASFEFPNVIQRSRGVASKMSKGIEFLMKKNKIDVVLGTAKVQKGKKVSVTDKEGKVTEYTGTHIILATGARSRELPNLPQDGKKVIGYRQALSLPEQPKSMIVVGSGAIGVEFADFYNTMGTKVTVVEFLPNIVPVEDEDISKHLEKSLKKSGIEIMTNASVESVDTSGNGVKATVKTANGNVTLEADILLSAVGIAANIENIGLEEVGIQTDKGRVLVNEWYETSVPGYYAIGDIIPTQALAHVASAEGITCVEKIKGMHVEKIDYGNIPGCTYCHPEVASVGLTEKQAKEKGYELKVGKFPLSASGKATANGNTDGFIKVIFDAKYGEWLGCHMIGEGVTDMVAEAVVARKLETTGHEIIKSIHPHPTVSEAIMEAAAAAYGEVIHI; the protein is encoded by the coding sequence ATGAATTACGATATTATTGTCATCGGAAGTGGTCCTGGTGGATATGTTACAGCAATCAGAGCGGCACAATTGGGTTTCAAAACTGCAATTATCGAGAAAGAAAACTTAGGAGGAATCTGCCTTAACTGGGGATGTATTCCAACCAAAGCTTTGTTGAAGTCGGCTCAGGTTTTTCATTATATTAATCATGCAGAAGACTATGGTTTGAATAAAGTGGAAGCTAGTTTTGAGTTTCCAAACGTTATTCAGAGAAGCCGTGGTGTTGCTTCTAAAATGAGCAAAGGAATTGAGTTCTTGATGAAAAAGAACAAAATCGATGTTGTTTTAGGAACTGCAAAAGTACAAAAAGGTAAAAAAGTTTCTGTTACAGATAAAGAAGGAAAAGTAACTGAATATACAGGAACTCACATTATTTTGGCTACAGGGGCTCGTTCTAGAGAGTTGCCAAATTTACCTCAAGATGGTAAAAAAGTAATCGGATACAGACAGGCATTATCTCTTCCTGAGCAGCCAAAATCTATGATCGTTGTAGGTTCTGGAGCTATAGGAGTTGAGTTTGCTGATTTTTATAACACAATGGGTACCAAAGTAACTGTTGTAGAATTTTTACCAAACATCGTTCCTGTAGAAGATGAGGATATTTCTAAGCATTTAGAAAAATCTCTTAAGAAATCAGGGATCGAGATCATGACAAATGCTTCTGTAGAAAGCGTTGACACAAGCGGAAACGGTGTGAAAGCTACTGTAAAAACTGCAAACGGAAACGTAACTCTTGAAGCTGATATCTTGCTTTCTGCTGTAGGAATTGCTGCAAACATCGAGAACATTGGTCTTGAAGAAGTGGGAATTCAGACAGATAAAGGCAGAGTTTTGGTAAACGAATGGTACGAAACTTCAGTTCCTGGTTACTATGCAATCGGAGATATTATCCCAACTCAGGCTTTGGCGCACGTTGCTTCTGCTGAAGGTATTACTTGTGTAGAAAAGATCAAAGGAATGCACGTTGAGAAAATCGACTATGGTAATATTCCTGGATGTACTTACTGTCACCCGGAAGTTGCTTCTGTTGGTCTTACCGAAAAGCAGGCTAAAGAAAAAGGTTACGAGCTTAAAGTTGGTAAATTCCCTCTTTCTGCAAGTGGAAAAGCTACTGCAAACGGAAATACAGATGGTTTCATTAAAGTGATCTTTGACGCTAAATACGGTGAGTGGTTAGGTTGTCACATGATCGGTGAAGGTGTAACTGATATGGTTGCTGAAGCGGTTGTTGCTAGAAAATTAGAAACGACTGGTCACGAGATCATTAAGTCAATTCACCCGCATCCAACAGTTTCTGAAGCAATTATGGAAGCTGCTGCTGCTGCTTATGGTGAAGTGATTCACATTTAA
- a CDS encoding PH domain-containing protein: MFKKLAAEALGLGDIGKIIPSQDYDKVDSDDYILSEDNEKIFFLIKSKRDEYCFTNRALIHIDGASALDRKRVLRRYEYYQFPFSNIALQTAGTIDLDVEISFDIGNVPLMISVAKGQIDQLKDLYKALLAIQQEVHHNHSLLNFSNDSIQKAIGSVASGKQENVSKSQELRAINEYIFAWNTNSFDKYNQKDFSRIFEKYINN; this comes from the coding sequence ATGTTTAAAAAATTAGCTGCGGAAGCTTTAGGATTGGGTGATATCGGTAAAATTATTCCATCTCAGGATTATGATAAGGTAGATTCTGATGATTATATTTTATCTGAAGATAATGAGAAAATATTCTTTTTAATTAAATCTAAAAGAGACGAATACTGTTTTACAAACAGAGCGTTAATTCATATCGACGGAGCAAGTGCACTGGATAGAAAACGAGTTTTGAGAAGATACGAATATTATCAGTTTCCTTTTTCAAATATAGCTCTTCAAACTGCAGGAACGATCGACTTGGATGTTGAAATTTCATTTGATATCGGAAATGTTCCTTTGATGATCAGTGTTGCGAAAGGTCAGATTGATCAGTTGAAAGACCTTTATAAAGCGCTTTTGGCTATTCAGCAGGAAGTTCATCATAATCATTCTTTGCTGAATTTTTCAAATGACAGTATACAGAAAGCAATTGGTAGTGTTGCATCAGGAAAACAGGAAAATGTTTCAAAAAGTCAGGAATTAAGAGCGATCAACGAGTATATTTTTGCCTGGAATACCAACAGTTTTGATAAATATAATCAAAAAGATTTTTCAAGAATTTTTGAAAAATATATTAATAATTAG
- a CDS encoding patatin-like phospholipase family protein: MNFERTGLVLSGGGTKGIAHAGVLKFLNEQNIDVDILACCSAGSIVGCLYAIGKKPEEILDFFQSVYFFNWKHFTFNQPGLVSSVIFNTYLKPIFNDMKIGDLDKEVKIVATELVGGTEKIFDNDFLITDAIIASCSIPGITTPYILGEEMFCDGGVLNNFPADIIRDDCDKLIGVFVSPPHDIKIDDLKTIKSIVSRSYDLLSYRIEKVKFEHCDWLISSQDLSSYGTFERKKDRLEQIFNIGYRAAKESFAESNYFTQLKKFGS; this comes from the coding sequence ATGAACTTTGAAAGAACAGGATTGGTTTTATCAGGCGGCGGTACCAAAGGAATCGCTCATGCTGGAGTATTAAAATTCTTGAACGAACAAAATATTGATGTAGATATTCTGGCTTGCTGTAGCGCTGGTTCTATTGTGGGCTGCCTTTATGCAATCGGGAAAAAGCCTGAAGAAATTTTAGATTTCTTCCAATCGGTGTATTTTTTTAATTGGAAACATTTTACATTTAATCAGCCTGGTTTGGTTTCTTCGGTGATTTTTAATACTTATCTGAAACCGATTTTCAATGATATGAAGATTGGTGATCTTGACAAAGAAGTAAAGATCGTTGCAACCGAATTGGTTGGTGGAACTGAGAAAATTTTTGATAATGACTTTTTGATTACTGATGCTATTATCGCTTCATGCTCGATCCCCGGCATTACAACACCTTATATTTTAGGCGAAGAAATGTTCTGTGACGGAGGTGTTTTGAATAATTTTCCGGCAGATATTATCCGTGATGATTGTGATAAATTGATCGGGGTGTTTGTTTCGCCTCCTCACGATATTAAAATCGATGATTTGAAGACGATAAAATCAATTGTTTCGCGATCATATGATTTGCTTTCTTATCGCATCGAAAAGGTGAAATTTGAGCATTGCGATTGGTTGATTTCGTCTCAGGATTTATCAAGCTACGGAACTTTTGAACGTAAAAAAGACCGTTTAGAACAAATATTTAATATAGGATATCGTGCTGCCAAAGAAAGCTTTGCAGAAAGTAATTACTTTACGCAGTTGAAAAAGTTTGGTTCTTAA
- a CDS encoding ABC transporter ATP-binding protein, translating to MSLQVINLTKKFGEQTALNNININIDKSEIIGLLGPNGAGKSTLMKSIVGALKIDEGEIIFNGKNISEYEIESKKNIGFLPENNPLYLEMYIKEYLQFVANIHKISEARVDEVIELVGITPEKSKKIGQLSKGYKQRVGLAQAIIHQPDLLILDEPTNGLDPNQILEIRNVVKEIGKEKTVLLSTHIMQEVEALCTRVILIHQGNIIQDCNINNFKGRFNSLEEAFASYTATVS from the coding sequence ATGTCTCTTCAGGTAATTAATCTAACAAAGAAATTTGGTGAGCAGACTGCTCTAAACAATATCAACATCAACATTGATAAAAGTGAAATCATCGGTCTTTTGGGTCCTAACGGAGCCGGAAAATCTACTTTGATGAAATCTATTGTCGGTGCACTGAAAATTGATGAGGGTGAAATTATCTTTAACGGAAAAAATATTTCAGAGTACGAAATTGAAAGCAAAAAAAATATAGGATTTCTTCCTGAAAACAATCCGCTTTACCTGGAAATGTATATAAAAGAATATCTGCAGTTTGTTGCCAATATTCATAAAATTTCTGAAGCAAGAGTGGATGAGGTCATAGAATTGGTCGGAATTACTCCCGAAAAATCTAAAAAAATAGGTCAGCTTTCTAAAGGTTACAAGCAAAGAGTTGGTTTAGCACAGGCTATTATTCATCAACCCGATTTATTGATTTTAGATGAGCCAACGAACGGTTTAGATCCCAATCAGATTTTAGAAATCAGAAATGTGGTAAAAGAAATCGGGAAAGAAAAAACAGTTTTACTTTCTACACACATTATGCAGGAGGTTGAAGCACTTTGCACAAGAGTAATTCTTATTCATCAGGGAAATATCATTCAGGATTGTAACATCAACAATTTTAAGGGAAGATTCAACAGTCTGGAAGAGGCTTTCGCAAGTTATACTGCTACTGTTTCTTGA
- a CDS encoding sensor histidine kinase — MNVEKTMKKQQFFWLLFILLAIVSGIFAFDFYSQNRWINCFLFSAISLVCIFFAQTSALSYIQKTEKLLLAIQKKDFSLFPETDENSLVENAVKLYYQSKEEHLSHSSYKLLYEEILNQLEIGLMILSEKNNQWEVFYVNPIFLEILEIPKYNHWNLYKNKTPNFYKIIEQTQYENSQEFFDISINENTKQSFSLRTKKVENVKNRFCIISLESVQKIIEQKEKLAWNNLMKVISHELLNTLTPVNSLIQNLEYIANQDVIEKEDQQDMQESLMIINNKSKQLLNFVDDYRQVAELPKPVFKTISLTHIVESALNFLKPEFEKNNIKIVNSLENQMVFADQKMIERCLINLYLNAIFAVSNTNERIIKTEIKTINKRIILSVEDSGIGIQKEIQDKIFLPFFTTRNAGSGIGLTLSKSIMEAHKGYLNYKALDQGSRFEIWFLS, encoded by the coding sequence ATGAACGTTGAAAAAACAATGAAAAAACAACAGTTTTTTTGGTTATTATTTATTCTGCTTGCAATTGTCAGCGGAATTTTTGCTTTTGATTTTTATTCGCAAAACAGGTGGATCAATTGCTTCCTGTTTTCCGCAATAAGTTTGGTTTGTATTTTTTTTGCGCAAACTTCGGCCTTGTCTTATATTCAAAAAACAGAAAAATTGCTTTTAGCCATTCAGAAAAAAGATTTTTCATTATTTCCTGAAACCGACGAAAACAGTCTGGTTGAAAATGCTGTAAAACTCTATTATCAAAGCAAAGAAGAACATCTTTCTCATTCTTCTTATAAGCTTTTATATGAAGAAATATTGAATCAACTAGAAATAGGATTGATGATTCTCTCTGAGAAAAATAATCAATGGGAAGTTTTTTATGTGAATCCTATTTTTCTGGAAATTCTGGAAATTCCGAAATACAATCACTGGAATCTTTACAAAAATAAAACACCGAATTTTTATAAGATTATTGAGCAAACTCAATATGAAAATTCACAGGAATTCTTTGATATTTCAATTAATGAAAATACTAAACAATCATTTTCTCTCAGAACTAAGAAAGTTGAAAATGTAAAAAACCGTTTTTGTATCATCAGTTTAGAATCTGTTCAGAAAATTATTGAGCAAAAGGAAAAATTAGCCTGGAATAATCTGATGAAAGTGATTTCTCATGAATTGCTTAATACTTTAACGCCTGTAAACAGTTTGATTCAAAATCTGGAATATATTGCTAATCAGGATGTCATTGAAAAAGAAGATCAACAGGATATGCAAGAAAGTCTGATGATTATCAATAACAAATCAAAACAATTGCTAAATTTCGTAGACGATTACAGACAGGTTGCAGAACTGCCAAAACCTGTTTTCAAAACAATTTCCTTGACTCATATTGTAGAGTCTGCGCTTAATTTCCTGAAGCCGGAATTTGAGAAGAATAATATCAAGATTGTTAATTCATTAGAGAATCAGATGGTTTTTGCAGATCAAAAAATGATCGAACGTTGTTTAATTAATCTCTATCTCAATGCTATTTTTGCAGTTTCTAATACAAATGAAAGAATCATCAAAACAGAAATAAAAACAATCAATAAACGTATTATTCTGAGTGTGGAAGATAGCGGAATCGGAATTCAAAAGGAAATTCAGGATAAGATTTTTCTTCCGTTTTTTACAACAAGAAATGCGGGTTCCGGAATTGGATTAACACTCAGTAAAAGTATTATGGAAGCACATAAAGGTTATCTCAATTATAAAGCATTGGATCAGGGAAGTAGATTTGAAATTTGGTTTTTAAGCTAA
- a CDS encoding sigma-54-dependent transcriptional regulator has translation MRKKEAHILIVDDDEDILFSAKVWLKKFFTEVSCLSQPKNILKFLTEQQVDAVILDMNFRKGFESGKDGLYWMQEIKTLEPQLPIILMTAYGEVELAVEALKNGASDFILKPWNNEKLFASVNLAVDISRKNKKLNQWENVSIKTNQYQLETKSFAMQEVMDKITRVAPTDANILLLGENGTGKYVLAEHIHELSERKNQPFVHIDLGSLSESLFEAELFGYKKGAFTDANQDYSGKIENAQNGTVFLDEIGNLPLHLQTKLLSLIQNRKLSRIGESKERLLDVRFIFATNENLKKAVSENRFRKDLYYRINTVELQIPSLRDRLEDIPTLANYFLDKYKQKYHKPDLVLNESLISELTTYSWPGNIRELDHCIERSVILSNEKNLKLLMPQDEESEKTIINLNIEEMEGILIKKALKKHRGNISLAAEDLGLSRAALYRRMEKFEL, from the coding sequence ATGCGAAAAAAAGAAGCTCATATTTTAATTGTGGATGATGACGAGGATATTTTGTTTTCGGCAAAAGTGTGGCTGAAGAAATTTTTCACGGAAGTGAGCTGTCTCAGTCAGCCAAAAAATATTTTGAAGTTTTTAACTGAGCAACAGGTTGATGCAGTTATTCTTGATATGAATTTCAGGAAAGGTTTTGAAAGCGGAAAAGACGGTTTGTATTGGATGCAGGAAATTAAAACCTTAGAACCGCAACTTCCAATCATTCTCATGACCGCTTATGGTGAAGTAGAATTGGCTGTTGAAGCTTTGAAAAACGGTGCTTCTGATTTTATTTTAAAACCCTGGAATAATGAAAAGTTGTTCGCTTCCGTTAATCTCGCTGTCGATATTTCCCGAAAAAATAAAAAGCTCAATCAATGGGAAAATGTGAGCATCAAAACCAATCAATACCAGCTGGAAACGAAGTCTTTTGCAATGCAGGAAGTGATGGATAAGATTACGAGAGTTGCACCAACTGATGCAAACATTTTACTTTTAGGAGAAAACGGAACCGGAAAATATGTTTTAGCCGAACACATTCACGAATTGTCTGAAAGAAAAAATCAGCCTTTCGTACACATCGATTTAGGAAGCCTTTCAGAAAGTTTGTTTGAAGCCGAATTGTTTGGATACAAAAAAGGAGCGTTTACGGATGCCAATCAGGATTATTCCGGAAAGATTGAAAATGCTCAAAATGGAACAGTTTTTCTAGATGAGATTGGAAATCTTCCGCTTCATCTTCAAACCAAATTATTAAGTTTAATTCAGAACCGAAAATTGTCAAGAATCGGTGAAAGTAAAGAGAGATTACTGGACGTAAGATTTATTTTTGCAACGAACGAAAATCTTAAAAAAGCAGTTTCAGAAAACAGATTCAGGAAGGATTTGTATTACAGAATTAATACTGTTGAATTGCAAATTCCGAGTCTGAGAGATCGATTGGAAGACATTCCGACTTTAGCCAATTATTTTTTAGATAAGTATAAGCAGAAATATCACAAACCAGATTTAGTTTTAAATGAATCTCTAATTAGTGAATTGACCACCTATTCCTGGCCTGGAAACATTCGTGAACTCGATCATTGTATTGAGCGAAGTGTGATTCTTTCTAATGAGAAAAACCTGAAATTATTGATGCCCCAAGATGAAGAATCGGAAAAAACAATCATCAATCTCAACATCGAAGAAATGGAAGGGATTCTGATTAAAAAAGCATTAAAAAAACATCGTGGAAATATCTCTCTTGCCGCAGAAGATTTAGGATTATCGAGAGCCGCATTATATAGAAGAATGGAAAAATTTGAGTTGTGA
- a CDS encoding efflux RND transporter periplasmic adaptor subunit, which translates to MDTKIVKKKSKLKLILIITVSALAVLVFGWYFLNQKKTFNVKLEDIQTDVVTKGKFEDMLMVTAQTQSLNSSLINVLEGGAVKEIFAEDGQMLTKGQPIARVYNPNTEFNYLNQETGIMQQISQMRSSLLELKNQEFNQDKELLQSQNDYNTALQAYNLQKRLYDAEIGKKTDYDMASQNLNYQKQRKQIVEKGSTNEKTSRNSQFAAINNSINQMEKSLDILRSNKNNFLIMAPVSGRLSSFNISLGQNLTTGESIGKIDLMGGYKLIAKVDEYYINKLQVGIKGSLESNTKQYEVIITKILPEVKDGQFSVEINFIDAKIENLKIGMTFGVKLKLSADTQSMMIPKGNFYKDTNGKWIFVLKNNKAEKRDISLGRENPMYYEVVSGLKAGETVITSDYSELKKYEILDIKK; encoded by the coding sequence ATGGATACGAAAATAGTAAAAAAGAAGTCTAAACTAAAATTAATATTAATCATCACGGTTTCTGCTTTGGCGGTTTTGGTTTTTGGATGGTATTTTCTCAATCAGAAAAAAACATTTAATGTAAAGTTAGAAGATATTCAAACTGATGTGGTGACGAAAGGAAAATTCGAAGATATGTTGATGGTAACAGCACAAACGCAATCTCTTAACTCTTCTCTTATAAATGTTTTGGAAGGTGGTGCTGTGAAAGAAATCTTTGCAGAAGACGGACAAATGCTAACAAAAGGACAACCTATTGCGAGAGTTTACAATCCGAATACAGAATTTAATTATCTGAATCAGGAAACCGGGATTATGCAGCAAATTAGCCAAATGAGAAGCTCGCTTTTAGAACTGAAGAATCAGGAGTTTAATCAGGATAAAGAATTATTGCAGTCTCAGAATGATTACAATACAGCTTTGCAGGCTTATAATCTTCAGAAAAGATTGTACGATGCAGAAATCGGAAAGAAAACCGATTATGATATGGCTTCCCAAAATCTTAATTATCAAAAACAACGAAAACAAATTGTGGAAAAAGGGAGTACCAATGAAAAAACATCCAGAAACTCTCAGTTTGCAGCCATTAATAATTCGATTAACCAAATGGAAAAAAGTTTGGATATTTTGCGCTCTAATAAAAATAATTTCCTAATTATGGCGCCGGTTTCCGGAAGGTTGTCTTCATTTAATATTTCGCTTGGACAAAATTTGACAACTGGTGAAAGCATCGGAAAAATAGATTTGATGGGTGGTTACAAACTGATTGCAAAAGTGGATGAATATTATATCAACAAACTTCAAGTCGGTATCAAAGGAAGTCTGGAAAGCAATACTAAACAGTATGAAGTAATTATCACAAAAATTCTTCCAGAAGTAAAAGACGGACAATTTTCTGTGGAAATAAATTTTATTGATGCAAAAATTGAGAATTTAAAAATCGGGATGACTTTCGGAGTGAAGCTGAAACTTTCTGCCGATACACAAAGTATGATGATTCCGAAAGGGAATTTTTATAAAGACACCAACGGAAAATGGATTTTCGTTCTGAAAAATAATAAAGCGGAAAAACGAGATATCAGTTTGGGAAGAGAAAACCCAATGTATTACGAAGTTGTTTCAGGATTGAAAGCTGGAGAAACCGTTATTACTTCAGATTATTCTGAACTTAAGAAATACGAAATATTAGATATAAAAAAATAA